The genomic segment CCGCCTCATCGGCGGCTTCACTCAGAAGGATGCTATAACTGGCGTTGCCTTCAGACTCACCTATCGAATCTGTTCCGCTCAGGGTCACCAGCGGGCCATCCAGCTCTCGCCCACTGTCATCGACGATCTCGGTAGTAACACTGATTTGGGTCCCGAGAGCAGACTCCCCACCGGAGGTTCCGGTCAGGGTCACCTGATAGCTCTCGCTCTGCTCTGACAGCGCATCATCGGTGATCGCCACCGTAAAATCAGCCTGAGTCTCACCTGCAGTAATCGTCACCTGAGCGACGCCTTCAGCGTAATCCACGCCCTGACCGCTGGCCGTTCCTGGCAGATAGCCCAGAGTCACAGTCACCGCCTCATCGGCGGCTTCACTTAAAATGACGGTATAGCTGGCGCTCCCCGATGACTCACCAATCGATTCAGTGCCACTCAGGGTCACCATGGGACCATCCAGCTCTCGACCGCTGTCATCGACTATTTCTGTGGTCACACTGGTTTGCGCACCGAGAGTTGACTCCCCGCCGGAAGTACCGGTCAGGGTCACCTGATAGTTTTCTGTTGCTTCAGACAGCGCATCATCGGTGATCGCCACCGTAAAATCAGCTTGAGTTTCGCCTGCAGGGATGGTTATTTGAGCAACGCCCTCAGAGTAATCCACGCCCTGACCACTCGCCGTTCCCGGTAGATAGCCCAGAGTCACAGTCACCGCCTCATCGGCGGCTTCACTCAGAAGGATGCTATAACTGGCGTTGCCTTCAGACTCACCTATCGAATCTGTTCCGCTCAGGGTCACCAGCGGGCCATCCAGCTCTCGCCCACTGTCATCGACGATCTCGGTAGTAACACTGATTTGGGTCCCGAGAGCAGACTCCCCACCGGAGGTTCCGGTCAGGGTCACCTGATAGCTCTCGCTCTGCTCTGACAGCGCATCATCGGTGATCGCCACCGTAAAATCAGCCTGAGTCTCACCTGCAGTAATCGTCACCTGAGCGACGCCTTCAGCGTAATCCACGCCCTGACCGCTGGCCGTTCCTGGCAGATAGCCCAGAGTCACAGTCACCGCCTCATCGGCGGCTTCACTTAAAATGACGGTATAGCTGGCGCTCCCCGATGACTCACCAATCGATTCAGTGCCACTCAGGGTCACCATGGGACCATCAAGATCGCGACCGCTGTCATCGACTATTTCTGTGGTCACACTGGTTTGCGCACCGAGAGTTGACTCCCCGCCGGAGGTGCCGGTCAGGGTCACCTGATAGCTTTCACTCTGTTCTGACAGAGCATCATCGGTAATTACCACGCTAAATTCGGCGCGGGTTTCGCCTGCAGGGATGGTTATTTGAGCAACGCCCTCAGAGTAATCCACGCCCTGACCACTTGCCGTACCCGGCAGATAGCCCAGAGTGACGGTCACAGCCTCATCGGCCACTTCACTCAAAATGACGGTATAGCTGGCGCTCCCCGATGACTCACCAATTGACTCAGTACCGCTCAGGGTCACCTGCGGGCCATCCAGCTCTCGCCCGCTGTCATCGACTATTTCTGTGGTGACACTGGTTTGGGTGCCCAACGCTGACTCCCCGCCGGAAGTATCGGTCAGGGTCACCTGATAGCTCTCGCTCTGCTCTGACAGGGCATCATCGATAATTGCCACCGTAAAATCAGCTTGAGTTTCACCTGCGGGAATGGTTACCTGAGCCACGCCTTCAACGTAATCCACACCCTGGCCACTGGCCGTTCCCGGGAGGTAATCCAGGGTCACGGTTACCGCCTCATCGGCGGCCTCACTCAAGGTGATGGTGTAGCTGGCTGCACCATCGGACTCACCAATCGATTCAGTGCCACTCAGGGTCACCATAGGGCCATCCAGCTCTCGCCCACTGTCATCGACTATTTCTGTGGTGACACTGGTTTGAGCGCCAAGAGCTGACTCCCCACCAGAAGTAGCGGTCAGGGTCACCTGATAGCTTTCTGTTGCTTCAGACAGCGCATCATCGGTAATTGCCACCGTAAACTCAGCTTGAGTTTCACCGGCTGGAATCGTCACCTGAGCGACGCCTTCAGCGTAATCCACGCCCTGACCGCTAGCTGTACCCGGCAAATAACCCAGGGTGACGGTCACCGCCTCATCGGCGGCTTCACTCAAGGTGATTGTATAGCCGGTGCTGCCCGCTGATTCACCAATCGATTCTGCGCCTGATAAGGTAATAACCGGTCCATCAAGAGCACCTCCCCCCTGGTTGGTATCATCGATGATGGTAGTTTCTATCAAGGTGGTAGCACCAAGAGAGGACTCACCTCCTGAGGTTGAAATCAGCGCTACTTGATAGGTTTCGTCCGTTTCACTCAGGGCATCATCTGTAATGGTTACCTGGAAATCGGCCGAGGTCTCGCCCGCTGCAATCCGAAGTTCAACAACCCCCTGACTATAATCGACACCATTGGCTATCGCAGTGCCACCATCTGGATAGCGGATCACCACTGTAATATCCTCAGCAGCAGCCTGACTCAAATTCACCTGATAGCTGGCCCTGCCTGCAGACTCGCTGATGGAAAGCTCACCAGACAAGGTGACGTTTGGGCCATCAAGCTCCACTCCGGTCGAGGTATCATCTATAATCGAGGTTTCAACTCTGGTGGATTCCCCCAAGGTTGCGAAACCTCCTGAGACTGCCACTATTTCGAGTGAAAGGGCTTCTATCCCCTCGCTCAAAGCATCATCTGTAATAGGGACGGTAAACTCCAGGGAGGTTGTGCCGGCTGGAATAGTGATCAAGGTCAGAGTGTCCCCATAATCAACCCCCCGCCTGAAGCTGAAATGTCAGAGTAATTGAGGGTAACGGTAATCGCTTCACTTGAAGGCTTATCCAGGGTAATGGTATAGGTTGCACTCCCGGCTGATTCATTGATGATCGCAGTTCCGGAAAGAGTCAACTCCGGGCCGATGATGACAAGGGTATCCTCCTCTTCTGATACCTGGGTATCAGGGAGAGAACCAGTATCAAACCCGGCTTGGGCAAGTGTCTCATCTGCATTCCTTGCAATATACTGCCCACCAATATTACTACTGGAGGTCACAGTTTCCCCGGCTGCAGCCTCCTGGAATGCCAGGGTGGGATCAACCCCATCAAGAATCGACTGCTGCAGCTCCTCCAAATCGAAGCCACCATCCGGTTGCAGGTTGAGATCTGGCCCTGGAAGTGAGACGAGTGCTCCTGAAGGAAGATTCAGGATACTATCACCCGCTTGCAACTTGAGTATTGAATCCCCTTCGGTGATGAGCTGAGTACCGGGCAGAAGTGGCTGATTCAGCTCCAGAGGCTCTCGCTGACCAGCCTCGTTCAGGCGATATGCCTGGCCCGACAACTCAACAACCACAAAGTTTTGCACCCCTTCAAACCGACTCATACGAAACCTCTTCCCTGAATATTCGAAAACCAGTCCAACAGCAACCTGGTAACCCGAGCCAAAAAAACAATACAACTAGGATAACAACTCTACAGCAATTTGCAGACCATCTAACTGTTTTAAATCTTAAAAATCAGAGTGATATCACCCGACTTGTAAAAAGATCTCTCCAAACTACTCATTCCAGCCAAAATATCTAAAATGTAATTTTTGGGAACTCTCCAGGGATAATCTATGTTGTACGGTTTTGATATTGGCGGCACCAAAACGGAAATTGCAGTTTATGATGAGGGTCTGAAACTCCGCTTTAACAAGCGCATTCCCACAGTCACAGATGATCTGGAACGACTGATCCAAAACTTGCATCGTCTTATCGACGAGGCATCTCAATCCGTGAAAGCCCCCTCAGGCATCGGAATCGGGATCCCCGGTGTGATCCGAGCAGATGATGAGTCGCTTATCTGTGCTAATGTTCTTTGCCTGGATGGTCAGACTCTGCAACCCATTCTAGAGGAGCAATTCAAGCTTCCGGTACGGATTGAAAACGATGCCAACTGCTTCGTGCTCTCAGAAGCGATCGGCGGTGCAGGTCAGGATTATAAAAACCTGTTTGGCGCAATCCTGGGAACCGGTGTCGGCGGTGCTCTTTGTATCGATAAGACACTCTATCAGGGAGCCAATAACCTTGCGGGCGAATGGGGGCACACCCCACTGCCCTGGTCATTTCATCGACTCACCCAAGACAAGGTACCTGTAGTGAAGTGTGGATGTGGTCTCACCGGCTGCCTGGATAACTACCTCTCCGGCCGGGGCTTGAGTTTTATCGACAAGCACCTCAATGGAACATCTCGAAATGCTGAGGAACTTCTTGTTGAGGCCCGGAAAAATAGACCGGATGCGATCCAGAGCCTCAACTGTTATCTTGAGCTTTTAGCCTGCGCTCTGGGGGCAATCATCAATATCCTTGATCCCGATGCGATCGTGATCGGTGGCGGCTTGTCTAACGCCCCCGAGCTTTATCAAAAGCTGCCCGCGCTTATCGCTAAATACTGCTTGCCCATCAATAAGCCACCAGCAATTTTAAAGGCAAGGTTTGGTGATTCAGGGGGAGTCAGAGGTGCTGCACTGCTCCATTATTCTCAAGCCACAGGATAAAAAAACCAGTATAAAAATTATCGTCTCTGCAAGACGCTGTTACTGTGCTTTTTCTATAAAGGCTTTATACTAGCCAAGATTTTGTTGCGCCAACCAGATAAACATCATGACCATAGATCTCCTGCAACTCCTTCATCACAGCGATGCGCTGTTGATGTTTGTGATCCTTGCCATCGGACTTGCCCTGGGACGAATTCGTATCGGCTCCTTTCAGATCGGCAATACCATAGGCGTCCTGTTCGCCGCCCTGCTATTCGGCCAGATGGGGTTTCATATCAGCCCTAATATTGAGAGTGTCGGTTTCATGCTGTTCATTTTCTGCGTTGGAATCGAAGCTGGCCCTCACTTTTTCAGTATCTTCTTCCGCGACGGGATACGCTATATCGCCCTGACCCTGGTGATCCTGATCAGCGCCGAGGCGATCGCCTTTATCTGCGCCCACCTGTTTAACTTAGGACCAGGCCTGACCGCAGGAATTTTGGCGGGTTCCCTCACCTCGACACCGGCTTTGGTGGCCGCTCAGGATGCACTGCAAAACGGAATGCTCCATGCAACGGGTCACAGTGATATGCAGGCAATCCTCAGTGACATGAGTATCGGCTACGCCCTGACCTATCTTATTGGCCTGGTCGGCCTGATGGTGATGATCCGCTATAAGCCGACCCTGCTCGGCATCGATCTTGAGCATGAGTCGCGCAAAGTCGCCCGGGAGCGTGGGCTAGATACCTCAGGTGAGCAAAAAGTCTATCTGCCCATCATTCGGGCCTACCGGGTTGGTCCAGAGCTGGCGGCCTGGATTGGTGGCCGTACCCTCAGGGAAACCGGCATCTATCCTCATACCGGCTGTTATGTTGAGCGGATCCGCCGTAATGGCATCCTGGCAAGCCCTGCGGGTGATGCGATCATCCAGGAGGGGGATGAAATTGCACTTATCGGCTACCCGGAGAGCCATGAAAAGCTCGATCTCAGCTACCGAAATGGTAAAGAGGTGTTTGATAAGGATTTGCTGGATCGCAAGATTGTCACCGAAGATATAGTGGTCAAGCACAGCTCAGTGGTGGGGCGCCACCTGCGAGATCTGCGTCTCACTGAGCAGGGCTGCTTCCTCAACAGCATTGTGCGCTCGCAGATCGAGATGCCGACTAACCGTGACATCATGCTGCAAAAAGGTGATGTTCTGAAGATCTGTGGTGAAGAGAGCAAGGTTCAGAAGCTTGCCACCAAAATCGGCTTTATCAATGTTCATAGCCAAACCTCAGATCTGGTTTCCTTTACCGGATTTTTTGTACTGGGTCTTTTGATCGGAAGCATCTCTTTGGTGTTAGGCACCCTGCAATTTGGCCTGGGCAATGCGGTAGGCCTGCTGGTCTCGGGGATCCTGATGGGCTACCTACGGGCCAACCACCCGACTATGGGGTATGTTCCGACAGGGGCACTGCGCCTTGCTAAAGATCTGGGACTAACTGTGTTCATGGCCGGCATCGGCTTGAACGCGGGCAGTGGTCTGTTCGAGTATCTGAGTAATCACGGTATGGTGGTGCTGCTATCGGGCCTTGTGGTCTGTATGCTACCCGTCATCTTTGGCTACCTGTTCGGGATTTTTGTGCTCAAGATGAACCCTGCCCTGCTGCTCGGAGCCATTACCGGAGCCAGAACCTGTGCGCCAGCGGTTGAGCTGCTACATGACATGTCTAAGAACAATATCCCCTCACTGGGATATGCGGGAACCTATGCCATCGCCAACGTACTGATGACTCTGGCGGGCTCCATGCTCATTGCCTTGTGGTTTTAGACCCACAACCTCTGTTGGCAATCCTCATATGACGATGAGGGTTGCCAGCCAGGGAACCAGAAACAGCAGGAATGCCACCATCTTAAAAAGCCCCATCCCACAATAGTGGATCAGATCAAACTGCTCACGGCTTAACCTGAAAAAACGGCAGTGGATCTGGTAGATCCAGTCTCCCGCCAGGGTGATCGCCAGTAGCCAAACCCACAGGATCACAAAACAGATCACAAACCCGCACAGCAACATATCAGGTAGATGTTGTAGCATCTCATCCCCCTAGAACCAGCGCCTGGTTCGTTGGCAATAGTGCTGATATTGCTCCCCAAATAGCTCAGTCAAACCCCGCTCTTCGCCTGGGATCACCCGAAAACTTAGCCCGGCAAACAGTGGCAACAAGCCTAACAGACACCACAAATTACCCAGCAGCAGGGCAAAGCCTATCAACACCAATAGCATTCCAAGATAAATGGGATTACGGCTCAGCCGAAACACGCCATCACACACCAGGCTTGATGAGCGATTAAAGCTTGAGGTGGTTCCGGCGCGATGCATCCGCATCAAGGCCAAGATCGCCAGCCCTGTACCAGCAAACATAGGTAGCACTCCCCAAAGCATTACAGGCCAATCAATTTGCCCGGAAAATGGATCCCAAAGACTGATCCCCCCTTCAAGAAGCAAAGAGAAGGTAAATAACACAGGGGGAGTTCCCACCAGGAAAACTCCCCCCTGAATCGACGAAATCTGGCTAATATCACTCACCCCTCCAGTGCATTACCTGCTGTTTGAAGAGCTCTTGTACCGCAAAATCAGTCTCTTCGAGATCAAAACGATCCGGATCAAACCCAGGCCCCACGAAGCGGATCAGCTCCTGATATTCCGGTTTTTTATGATCGGACAGAGCTTTTATCAGGTGCCGGTAGCCTCCGATACCTCCACAATCCTCGGGAGGGCAGGCCCGGCAACCATCGATACAGTGAGGTAACATCTGATCACTCCAGGGTTTAACCTCCTCAAGCTTGATCTCATGCTCCCAGTGATCATCAAAATCATACTCGTAAAGTAAGAACTGATCCTCCTTACTCAACACATGGTGCAGCGCAACCTCGGTTTCATCTTCACTATCGATACCATACACAAACTCATCATCATGCATTCGATATAGCTTACGACCATTGATAAATTGATGCAGGTAGCGATTGCTCCAGCCCATAGCAACCTGGACAGTCAAATGAAGCTCCCATAGATCCATTCGGCTATCCACCAATAAACGACGCCAGATCGCCGGACGGATCCCCTTGAGAGTAATTAATAATTGATAAATCGACTTGGATTCGCTTTTAACCATAACATGCCCCCGGATGGCGCTGCAGGCCCTTTGACTTAAGGCTAGATAGAATCCAACAATGCCTCAAGTCAAAAAAAAACAGGTTATAATTCAGCCAGTTCGATATCCTCTCCCTGCATTCTCAAAATCTTTTGTTTGAGTCAGATTAGAGTCAGGATCTTGTGATTCAATGATCAATCGGTAACATACATATAGCAATTCATGCAGACTTGATTAGCGAGATACTCATGCCTCAAGCCACTTTTTCTTCTCTCAAAAACTATCTCAATCATCAGGTGATTGGACAACCTATGCTCACTGAGCACCTGCTGATCGCTCTGTTAGCTAACGGCCATATTCTGGTTGAAGGGCCTCCGGGACTTGCAAAAACCCGGGTGATCCGAACCCTGGCCAAAGCGGTTGAAGGCAGCTTTCACCGGATCCAGTTTACTCCTGATCTGTTACCCGCCGATCTCACCGGAACCGATATCTATCGCCCGGAGGATGGTAGTTTCAGCTTTCAGAAAGGCCCGCTGTTCCACAACCTACTGCTGGCCGATGAAATCAACCGGGCTCCGGCCAAGGTCCAATCGGCCCTGCTGGAAGCGATGGCAGAAAATCAGATCTCTGTGGGTCAGCACACCTATGCCCTGCCCAAGCTATTCTTGGTGATGGCCACTCAAAACCCCATAGAGCAGGAGGGAACCTACCCCCTTCCCGAGGCGCAGCTGGATCGATTCATGCTGCACCTGGAGCTTGACTATCCCAGTGCCGAGGCGGAGCTGGATATTCTGCACCTTAACCTTAATGAAGCCCGCGAGCTCAAAGAGCTCGAGGCTCCCGAGTTAACCCAGCAGATGCTGTTTGAAGCCAGGCAGCAGGTTCTTGGGCTGCACATGGAGCCGGCTCTCGAACAGTATCTGGTGGCGCTCATCAACGCCACCCGCCGCCCTGAAAACTACTGCTCAGAACTCAAGCGCTGGCTTAGCTATGGGATCAGTCCCCGGGCTACCCTGGCTCTTGCCTACTGCAGCCGGGCCAAAGCCTGGCTCGCCGGTCGCGACTTTGTGCTACCTGAGGATATTCAGGAGTGCCTCTACCCAGTGCTACGCCATCGTCTGCTACTCAGTTACGAGGCTGAGGCCGAAGAGATCAACCGAAACCAGATCATCAGCCGGTTACTCGAGGTCGTCGCTCTGACATGAAGCAGTTACAGGGAGATGGAATTCATATCAGCCTTAAACAGCTGATCGCACTGCAGCGCCTGGGACGACTCACCCTACAAAAACAGTTTGGCAGCAGTATGCTAAGCGGCAGTCACCTGTCAAAGCGACTCGGCCGGGGCATGGAGTTTGATGAGGTTCGCCACTATCAGCAGGGCGATGATATCAGGGCTCTGGACTGGCGAGTCACCGCCCGCACCGGAAAACCTCATACCAAGCTGTTTCGTGAAGAGCGGGAGCGGCCGGTGTTTATCCTGCTGGATCTCTCCCCCGAGATGTATTTTGGCTCCGCTCTGCAGCTTAAATCTGCTTTTGCCTGCCAACTCAGTGCCTTAATCGCCTGGAGTGCCCAAGCCGAAGGCGATAGGGTCGGCGGTCTGGTCTACAACTGCCAGCAGCGTGCCGAGTTTAAGCCCCATGGTGGTAAGAAGGGGGTGCTGCGGCTGCTCAATCAGATCTGCCTGCTCCATGAGCAGGGACTGACTCAGCGAACCCTGCAGGGCCAGTCGATGGCCCCACAGTTGCAGCGGCTACGCCAAATGGCGCACCAGGGCGCCCTGGTCTGTTTGATCAGTGATCTGCAGGGGCTTGATGCTGCAGCCCACAAACAGCTGATGCTGATGCGTCGCCATCACAGGCTCTGCCTGTGGCAGATCTATGACCCCCTGGAGGAGAGTCTTCCGGCCCGGCGCTGTTCGCCTCTGCCTGTCAGCGATGGTAAACACCAGGGATTGCTTGCCCCCGCAAGCACCTCCTCACGCCAACGCTATCATCAGGCCGCCCAACATAAGCAGCAACAGCTGGAGCAACAGCTGGGACCGCTATTTCATCAATGGCAACGCCTCTCGGCGGGAGAGCCGTTGCTGGCGCAACTGAGGATCGCAACATGACCCCCTCACTGGCCCAACTCAAAGATATTCACCCGGGAGCAGCTGTCAGTTGGTGGCCGCTGGCCATCGGATGGTGGCTTGCTCTGGCTCTGCTCATCTTGATACTCGTCGCCGCAGGCTGGTTATACTGGCAAAAACGCCGCAAACTGGCGATCCGCAATCAGGCACTCCAGGCGATTGAAGCGCTGGATCTCAGTCACCCTCAATATATTCACCAGCTTTTCTCCTGTATGAAGCAGGCGTGTCTGTGTTACTGGTCGCGCGATGAGCTTGCCCCTTTGCACGATCGCGCCTGGCTGGCATTTCTGGACAGATACAATCCCAAGCTTGCTATGGTCAAACAGTTCGATCACCTGATCCAGGGCTGGCTCTACTCCCCGGCCCCGGTGCCGGAAAACCAATGCAAACAGCTCAAGCTGGCTTGCTGCCAGTGGCTTACCCTGACCCTTCCCTTTAAAAAGAGGAGGAGTGCTGGTGTTTGAATTTAGCTGGCCCTGGATGGGATTACTCCTGCCGCTTCCTTTAGTGATCTACTACCTTATCCCTGCCGCCAAAAACAGCCGGCAGGCGGTCCTATATGCGCCAACCCTCCCCTGCTCCCATGAAAAGGCTCAGGCTCACGGCAGAAGCAGGAAGCTATTGCAGTTTCTGGCGCTCCTGATGTGGCTCTGCCTGGTGGTGGCCGCAGCGCGCCCCAGCTGGATCGGGGCTCCGGTCACCCTGGAGCGCAGCGGTCGACAGATCATGCTGGCGGTCGATCTATCGGGCAGTATGCAGATAGAGGATATGCAGCTTGATGGCAAAGCTGTCTCCCGGCTGACCACAGTGAAGACCGTGCTTGATAAGTTCATCGCCCAACGCCAGGGCGATCAGCTGGGACTGATTCTGTTTGCCGATCATGCCTATTTGCAGGCGCCTCTGACCTATGATCTCAAGACGGTTCAGAAGTTTCTCAATGAGGCGCAGATCGGCCTGGTCGGGACCCAGACCGCCATCGGTGAAGGGATTGGCCTGGCACTCAAGCGCCTGCTCAGCCAGGATGCCAAACAGCGTGTGCTGATCCTACTCACCGATGGTCAGAATAATGCTGGCACGGTCGGCCCCCTGCAAGCGGCTAAGTTTGCGGCCAAACATGGAGTTACCATCTACACCATAGGGATTGGCGCCGATGTGATGTTACAGCGCAGCCTGTTTGGAGTGCAACGGATCAACCCCTCCAGTGATCTCGATAGCCGGGTACTGGAGCAGATCGCCAGGGAGACCGGTGGCCGCTACTTCAGAGCCAAAAATAGCCGTGATATCGAGCAGGCCTACCAGACTATCGACAAACTCCAGCCGGTACAGGCCAAAAAGGAGACCTATCGTCCCCGTTATGAATATTATGACTGGCCTCTGACTATGGCCTTGCTGCTGTCGCTGGCACTGATCATCCTATCCAGACGAGGTGTGCAGTCATGAGTGATTTTACGCTGTTACGTCCCTGGTGGTTACTTGCCCTGATCCCTCTCGCCCTGATTCTTATTTGGCTGTGGCGCCATCAGCAGCGGGGGACTGGCATCAGCTGATCAGTGAGCACCTTGCCAGATACCTGCTGCCGATGGCTCAAACCGGCCGCTCCGGTCGCTATCTTTTGATCTGCCTTGCCCTGCTGTGGCTTATCGCCACCCTGGCGCTCGCTGGCCCGAGCTTTGAAAAAGCAAGAGTGCCGCTCTATCAACAAGACAGGGCAAGGGTGATTGTGGTGGATATGTCTCAAAACATGTATGCCACCGACCTCGCCCCTTCACGGCTGGTACAGACTCGCTACAAACTACTGGATCTGCTCAAACACCTCCCCCAGGGCGAGACAGGGCTGATTGCCTACTCGGGTCAGGCCTTTACCATCGCCCCCCTGACAGAAGATGAAGGGACCCTGGAAAATCTTATCCCGGCTCTCAAACCCTCAATTATGCCTGTCGGTGGAGATAACGCAGCCTCAGGTGTGAGGTTAGCGCAAAAGCTTCTTAGCCAGGCAGGGTTTGAGCGCGGTAAGATCATCCTGGTCACCGCGGGCTTAAGTGACAAATCCCTCCGCCAGGTCAGGCAGGCTCTCAGGGGAAGCCCCTGGCAGCTGGATATCCTGGGAGTTGGAACGCCTCAGGGTGCCCCGCTACGCCTGCCGGATGGCAACCTGGCGAAAAACCGCCTGGGAGACATCATACTTTCGAAGATCCATCCACAGAAACTGGCGGAATTGGCGGCACAATACCATGGCCAATATAGCTCTTTGCAGCCCGGTGAATCAGATATCCGGCTGCTCAGCCAAAGCTCGGGCCAGGGACGCACAGTGAAGAGTGAGCGAAACTCCCAGGCCATTCATCTGGATCAGGGTTACTGGCTGGTTCTACTATTGCTGCCACTGGCAGCTCTCTTGTTTCGTCGTGGAGTGCTGCTGGCCCTGATGCCGCTGGCTTTGCTGATCCAACCAAAACCGGCGGCAGCCACCGAACTGTGGCGAAATTCACAGCAACAGGCGATGCAGGCCTATCAGGAGAAAAACTACTCCGAGGCAGCAAAGCAGTTTAAGGATCCTGTCTGGCAGGGCAACGCCCTGTATCGTGATAAAGAGTACAAGGAGGCAGCCGAAGCCTATGCCAGGGGTAATAGCGCAACCGCCCACTACAACCGGGGGAATGCGCTGGCTAAAGCGGGCGAGTTGGAAAAGGCCCTTCACTCTTATGATGAGGCTCTCAAACAGGAGCCCGGGCTTGCGAATGCGAAGTTTAATCGGGAGCTGGTAAAACAGCTGCTAGAGCAGCAACAGCAGCAATCGAAGTCACAATCGCAGTCGCAATCGCAGTCGAAGTCGAAGTCGCAATCGAAGTCACAGTCGAAGTCACAGTCAAAGTCGCAATCGCAGTCGCAGTCGCAGTCGCAGTCGCAATCGAAGTCACAGTCAAAGTCGCAGTCGCAGTCGCAATCGCAGTCGCAATCGCAGTCGCAATCGCAGTCGCAGTCGCAGTCGCAGTCGCAGTCGCAGTCGCAGTCGCAGTCGCAGTCGCAGTCGCAGTCGCAGTCGCAGTCGCAGTCGCAGTCGCAGTCGCAGTCGCAGTCGCAGCAGACTAAGGCCCGGGATACTCAGGCACAAGCCAATCCAAAGCAATCTTCTCAACATCAACCGCAAGGCCCAGAGAA from the Dongshaea marina genome contains:
- a CDS encoding VWA domain-containing protein; this translates as MAPSAAGDWHQLISEHLARYLLPMAQTGRSGRYLLICLALLWLIATLALAGPSFEKARVPLYQQDRARVIVVDMSQNMYATDLAPSRLVQTRYKLLDLLKHLPQGETGLIAYSGQAFTIAPLTEDEGTLENLIPALKPSIMPVGGDNAASGVRLAQKLLSQAGFERGKIILVTAGLSDKSLRQVRQALRGSPWQLDILGVGTPQGAPLRLPDGNLAKNRLGDIILSKIHPQKLAELAAQYHGQYSSLQPGESDIRLLSQSSGQGRTVKSERNSQAIHLDQGYWLVLLLLPLAALLFRRGVLLALMPLALLIQPKPAAATELWRNSQQQAMQAYQEKNYSEAAKQFKDPVWQGNALYRDKEYKEAAEAYARGNSATAHYNRGNALAKAGELEKALHSYDEALKQEPGLANAKFNRELVKQLLEQQQQQSKSQSQSQSQSKSKSQSKSQSKSQSKSQSQSQSQSQSQSKSQSKSQSQSQSQSQSQSQSQSQSQSQSQSQSQSQSQSQSQSQSQSQSQSQSQSQSQQTKARDTQAQANPKQSSQHQPQGPEKKPGAQRQQGSAEQASDSKPRGQPQEQAQPNPISGDKQLKQWLQQLPDDPSLLLRNKMRLEYQQRQQQESRN